The Macrococcoides canis genome has a window encoding:
- the rpsF gene encoding 30S ribosomal protein S6, with amino-acid sequence MRNYEIMYVVRPNIEEDAKKALIERFEEILTSNGAEIIESKDWGKRRLAYEINDFKEGFYQIVRVKSTDEATNEFDRLAKINDDIIRHIVIREEEK; translated from the coding sequence ATGAGAAATTACGAAATTATGTATGTCGTACGTCCAAACATTGAAGAAGATGCTAAGAAAGCTTTAATCGAGCGTTTCGAAGAAATCCTTACTTCAAACGGAGCGGAAATCATCGAATCAAAGGATTGGGGTAAACGTCGTTTAGCTTATGAAATTAACGATTTTAAAGAAGGTTTCTACCAAATCGTTCGTGTTAAGTCTACTGACGAAGCTACTAATGAATTTGACCGTTTAGCTAAGATTAACGATGACATTATCCGTCATATCGTTATTCGCGAAGAAGAAAAATAA